One segment of Streptomyces sp. NA02950 DNA contains the following:
- a CDS encoding cystathionine gamma-synthase: MTDQHQHPQSFETLAIHAGQEADPLTGAVVPPIYQVSTYKQDGVGGLRNGYEYSRSANPTRTALEENLAALEGGRRGLAFASGLAAEDCLLRTLLVPGDHVVIPDDAYGGTFRLFAKVVERWGVEWSVADTSDPAAVRAALRPRTKVIWVETPSNPLLGITDIAAVADIARTAGARLVVDNTFASPYLQQPLALGADVVVHSTTKYMGGHSDVVGGGLVVADPGLGEELAFHQNAMGAVAGPFDSWLVLRGIKTLAVRMDRHSANAARIAELLSSHSKVTEVYYPGLPGHAGHEIAAKQMRAFGGMVSFRVAGGEEAAVEVCNRARLFTLGESLGGVESLIEHPGRMTHASTAGSALEVPADLVRLSVGIESVDDLVADLTQALG, translated from the coding sequence ATGACCGACCAGCATCAGCATCCGCAGAGCTTCGAGACGCTCGCCATCCACGCCGGCCAGGAGGCGGACCCGCTCACCGGGGCCGTCGTGCCGCCGATCTACCAGGTGTCCACCTACAAGCAGGACGGCGTGGGCGGCCTGCGCAACGGCTATGAGTACAGCCGTTCCGCCAACCCCACCCGCACCGCTCTGGAAGAGAACCTGGCGGCGCTGGAAGGAGGCCGCCGCGGCCTCGCCTTCGCCTCCGGGCTGGCCGCCGAGGACTGCCTGCTGCGCACGCTGCTGGTCCCGGGCGACCACGTGGTGATCCCGGACGACGCCTACGGCGGTACGTTCCGTCTGTTCGCCAAGGTCGTCGAGCGCTGGGGCGTGGAGTGGTCGGTCGCCGACACCTCCGACCCGGCCGCGGTACGGGCCGCGCTCCGCCCCCGTACGAAGGTGATCTGGGTCGAGACGCCCAGCAACCCACTGCTCGGCATCACCGATATCGCCGCCGTCGCCGACATCGCCCGCACCGCCGGGGCCCGCCTGGTCGTCGACAACACCTTCGCCAGCCCCTACCTCCAGCAGCCGCTGGCCCTGGGGGCGGATGTGGTGGTGCACTCCACCACCAAGTACATGGGCGGCCACTCGGACGTCGTCGGCGGTGGGCTCGTCGTCGCCGACCCCGGTCTCGGCGAGGAACTCGCCTTCCACCAGAACGCGATGGGTGCCGTCGCCGGGCCCTTCGACTCCTGGCTGGTGCTGCGCGGCATCAAGACCCTCGCCGTCCGGATGGACCGGCACAGCGCCAACGCCGCCCGGATCGCGGAGCTGCTCTCCTCCCACTCCAAGGTGACCGAGGTCTACTACCCGGGGCTGCCCGGGCACGCCGGGCACGAGATCGCCGCCAAGCAGATGCGGGCCTTCGGCGGCATGGTGTCGTTCCGGGTCGCGGGCGGCGAGGAGGCGGCGGTCGAGGTCTGCAACCGCGCCCGACTCTTCACGCTGGGCGAGTCGCTGGGCGGTGTCGAGTCGCTGATCGAGCACCCGGGCCGGATGACGCACGCCTCGACGGCGGGCTCGGCCCTCGAAGTGCCCGCCGACCTCGTCCGGCTGTCGGTCGGCATCGAGTCGGTCGACGACCTGGTGGCCGATCTGACCCAGGCCCTGGGCTGA
- the ilvA gene encoding threonine ammonia-lyase: MLSGVSRITALEGSRHLSSLVGAPVQLKCENLQRTGSFKLRGGYVRIAGLSTEERAAGVVAASAGNHAQGVALAASLLGVRSTVFMPEGAPLPKIAATRDYGAEVRLCGQIVDETMRAAQEYAERTGAVFIHPFDHPDIIAGQGTVGLEILEQCPEVRTVVVGIGGGGLAAGVAIAVKALRPDVRVVGVQAEGAAAYPPSLAAGHPVSIDAPVTMADGIKVARPGDVPFAIIGDLVDEVRTVTEDELSSALLLCLERAKLVVEPAGASPVAALLSAPESFEGPVVAVLSGGNVDPLLMQRILRHGMAAAGRYLSLRLRLTDRPGALASLLGALSVVDANVLDVSHVRTNPRLGLSEAEVELHLETKGPDHCDEVREALSAAGYTVMA, translated from the coding sequence ATGCTGTCGGGGGTCTCCCGGATCACCGCCCTGGAAGGCAGTCGCCACCTCTCCTCGCTGGTCGGCGCACCGGTACAGCTGAAGTGCGAGAACCTCCAGCGCACCGGCTCCTTCAAGCTGCGCGGCGGCTATGTGCGGATCGCGGGTCTGAGCACCGAGGAGCGGGCGGCGGGCGTGGTCGCGGCGAGCGCCGGGAACCATGCGCAGGGCGTCGCGCTGGCCGCCTCGCTGCTGGGAGTGCGCTCGACCGTCTTCATGCCGGAGGGCGCGCCGCTGCCGAAGATCGCGGCCACCCGGGACTACGGCGCCGAGGTACGGCTGTGCGGTCAGATCGTGGACGAGACGATGCGGGCGGCGCAGGAGTACGCCGAGCGTACCGGCGCGGTCTTCATCCACCCCTTCGACCACCCGGACATCATCGCGGGCCAGGGCACGGTGGGGCTGGAGATCCTGGAGCAGTGCCCCGAGGTGCGCACCGTGGTGGTGGGGATCGGCGGCGGTGGTCTGGCGGCCGGGGTCGCGATCGCGGTGAAGGCGCTGCGCCCTGACGTACGGGTGGTGGGGGTGCAGGCGGAGGGCGCCGCGGCGTATCCGCCGTCGCTGGCCGCCGGGCACCCGGTGTCGATCGACGCGCCGGTGACCATGGCCGACGGCATCAAGGTCGCGCGGCCGGGCGATGTGCCGTTCGCGATCATCGGTGATCTTGTCGACGAGGTCCGGACGGTCACCGAGGACGAGCTGTCCAGTGCGCTGCTGCTCTGTCTGGAGCGGGCGAAGCTGGTGGTGGAGCCGGCGGGGGCGAGCCCGGTGGCCGCGCTGCTGTCGGCGCCGGAGTCGTTCGAAGGTCCGGTGGTGGCGGTGCTCTCGGGTGGCAATGTCGATCCGCTGCTGATGCAGCGGATCCTGCGGCACGGTATGGCCGCGGCGGGGCGTTACCTGTCGCTGCGGCTGCGGCTCACCGACCGGCCGGGTGCGCTGGCCTCGCTGCTGGGTGCGCTGTCGGTGGTGGACGCCAACGTCCTGGACGTCAGCCACGTGCGTACCAATCCGCGGCTGGGGCTCAGTGAGGCGGAGGTCGAGCTGCATCTGGAGACGAAGGGGCCGGACCACTGCGACGAGGTGCGGGAGGCGCTGAGCGCGGCGGGTTACACCGTGATGGCCTGA
- a CDS encoding ABC transporter permease produces MAVVEETGATVAAAPRPRGGPLASVRDSLVVAKRNLIRMVRIPEVVIFGLIQPIMFVVLFSYVFGGAIMIPGQSSTDATVYREFLMAGIFAQTVTFATAGAGAGIADDMHKGLIDRFRSLPMARGAVLTGRTLADLVQTALTLVVLAIVALIVGWRIHDGILNALGAFGLLLLLGYAFSWIGALIGLSVRTPEAATSGGLIWLFPLTFISNAFVPSSKMPAFLGHVADWNPFSATVQASRQLFGNPEGVVSDAWPMQHPVAASVLWSIVIILVFRTLSVRKYRSATA; encoded by the coding sequence ATGGCCGTCGTCGAGGAGACCGGTGCCACCGTCGCGGCGGCACCCCGCCCGCGCGGCGGACCGCTGGCGTCCGTCCGCGACTCCCTGGTGGTCGCCAAGCGGAATCTGATCCGCATGGTGCGCATCCCAGAGGTGGTGATTTTCGGCCTGATCCAGCCGATCATGTTCGTGGTGCTGTTCAGCTATGTGTTCGGCGGAGCGATCATGATCCCGGGCCAGAGCAGTACGGACGCGACTGTATATCGCGAGTTCCTGATGGCCGGGATCTTCGCCCAGACCGTGACCTTCGCCACGGCGGGCGCGGGTGCCGGGATAGCCGACGACATGCACAAGGGTCTGATCGACCGCTTCCGCTCCCTGCCGATGGCGCGCGGCGCGGTCCTCACCGGCCGTACGCTCGCGGATCTGGTGCAGACGGCGCTGACGCTGGTCGTGCTGGCGATCGTCGCGCTCATCGTGGGCTGGCGGATCCACGACGGCATCCTGAACGCGCTCGGCGCCTTCGGGCTGCTGCTTCTGCTCGGTTACGCCTTCTCCTGGATCGGCGCGCTGATCGGGCTGTCCGTACGGACCCCCGAGGCGGCCACGTCCGGCGGGCTGATCTGGCTGTTCCCGCTGACCTTCATCTCCAACGCCTTTGTGCCGTCCAGCAAGATGCCCGCCTTCCTGGGGCACGTCGCCGACTGGAACCCGTTCAGCGCCACGGTGCAGGCGTCCCGCCAACTGTTCGGCAATCCGGAGGGCGTGGTCTCGGACGCCTGGCCGATGCAGCACCCCGTGGCGGCGTCGGTGCTCTGGTCGATCGTGATCATCCTGGTCTTCCGGACGCTGTCGGTCCGCAAGTACCGCTCGGCGACCGCCTGA
- a CDS encoding MarR family winged helix-turn-helix transcriptional regulator has translation MPTQSDMTTQLNTGVLDSLQHQVAVFARRAEQTRLGGVGQARNSMDRAAYLLLNRLDQEGPMGVKALAGGMGIDSSTVTRQVAPLVDSGMVKRTSHPEDGRAVVLQLSPRGKARLEEVRSSRRELMDQVTAGWTAEERDIFCELLTRFNVALSAAHNALAQDPTSALPHTTHDAVPQAAPAS, from the coding sequence ATGCCCACGCAATCGGACATGACGACTCAACTCAACACAGGCGTACTGGATTCCCTCCAGCATCAGGTCGCGGTCTTCGCACGCCGCGCGGAACAGACCCGCCTCGGCGGCGTCGGACAGGCCCGCAACTCCATGGACCGAGCCGCGTATCTGCTGCTCAACCGGCTTGACCAGGAAGGGCCGATGGGAGTCAAGGCGCTCGCCGGAGGCATGGGCATCGACTCGTCCACCGTGACCCGTCAGGTCGCCCCGCTGGTCGACTCCGGCATGGTCAAGCGGACCTCGCACCCCGAGGACGGCCGCGCGGTCGTCCTCCAGCTCTCCCCCCGCGGCAAGGCCCGGCTGGAGGAGGTCCGCTCCTCCCGGCGCGAGCTGATGGACCAGGTGACCGCGGGCTGGACGGCGGAGGAGCGCGATATCTTCTGCGAACTGCTGACCCGCTTCAACGTCGCCCTCTCCGCCGCGCACAACGCACTGGCCCAGGACCCCACCAGCGCGCTGCCGCACACCACGCACGACGCCGTACCGCAGGCCGCACCCGCCTCCTGA
- a CDS encoding ATP-binding cassette domain-containing protein, giving the protein MPGAIHAEGLVKTFGDVRALDGVDLDVPEGTVLGLLGPNGAGKTTAVRVLTTLLRPDSGRAVVAGVDVLKHPNEVRRSIGLSGQFAAVDEYLTGRENLEMVGQLYQMRARAAKARAGELLERFNLADAADRTAKTYSGGMRRRLDLAAALVVSPPVMFMDEPTTGLDPRNRQALWEVIQELVAGGTTLLLTTQYLEEADHLAHDICVIDRGRVIARGTSDQLKARTGGERVEVVVHERDHIAVAEQVLRALGKGETTVQEHTRKVTVPVVGGAKLLAEVIRELDTRGVEIDDIGLRRPTLDDVFISLTGHGAEEDGADKASNGKASAGKASAGKASAGAGKGGK; this is encoded by the coding sequence ATGCCAGGCGCTATTCATGCCGAGGGTCTGGTGAAGACCTTCGGCGACGTAAGGGCTCTGGACGGCGTCGACCTCGACGTACCCGAAGGAACCGTGCTCGGACTGCTCGGCCCCAACGGCGCCGGCAAGACCACGGCGGTGCGTGTGCTCACCACGCTGCTCCGCCCGGACAGCGGGCGGGCGGTGGTCGCGGGAGTGGATGTCCTGAAGCACCCCAACGAGGTGCGCCGTTCGATCGGTCTCTCCGGGCAGTTCGCCGCCGTCGACGAGTATCTGACCGGCCGCGAGAACCTCGAGATGGTCGGTCAGCTCTACCAGATGCGCGCGCGTGCCGCGAAGGCCCGCGCGGGCGAACTGCTGGAACGGTTCAACCTCGCCGACGCCGCCGACCGCACCGCCAAGACCTACTCCGGCGGGATGCGCCGCCGGCTCGACCTCGCGGCGGCCCTGGTCGTCAGCCCGCCCGTGATGTTCATGGACGAGCCGACCACCGGTCTGGATCCACGCAACCGGCAGGCGCTGTGGGAGGTCATCCAGGAACTGGTGGCCGGTGGTACGACCCTGCTGCTGACCACGCAGTACCTGGAGGAGGCGGACCACTTGGCGCACGACATCTGCGTCATCGACCGCGGCCGGGTCATCGCGCGCGGCACCTCCGACCAGCTCAAGGCCCGCACCGGCGGGGAGCGGGTGGAGGTCGTGGTGCACGAGCGCGACCACATCGCGGTCGCGGAACAGGTACTGCGCGCCCTGGGCAAGGGCGAGACCACCGTGCAGGAGCACACCCGCAAGGTCACCGTTCCGGTCGTCGGCGGGGCCAAACTGCTCGCCGAGGTCATCCGTGAACTGGACACCCGCGGAGTCGAGATCGACGACATCGGGCTGCGCCGCCCGACCCTCGACGACGTGTTCATCTCCCTCACCGGCCACGGTGCCGAGGAGGACGGCGCGGACAAGGCGTCCAACGGCAAGGCATCCGCGGGCAAGGCGTCCGCGGGCAAGGCGTCCGCGGGCGCGGGCAAGGGAGGAAAGTGA
- a CDS encoding sigma factor-like helix-turn-helix DNA-binding protein, which yields MRERRAARESRRAREFEAFVAGAGGRLLHAATLLTGEPERDTAAAQRLLTAALARTYARWDRLRGEDPYDRTRMELAALFARRGHHYRHPRGGALDRLAPRERLVLVLRLYEGVAEEQTAAALGLPVERVRAICTRAVSMMRSGVPRQPSPPRRGGPARSTPTPTSTPPPPATPTGTPAAAPEAPGAPAGAPKTAGPPADAPKTAGAGS from the coding sequence GTGCGAGAACGGCGGGCAGCACGGGAGAGCCGCCGGGCCCGGGAGTTCGAGGCATTCGTCGCGGGCGCGGGCGGCCGGCTGCTGCATGCGGCCACGCTGCTCACGGGGGAACCGGAACGGGACACCGCGGCCGCCCAGCGCCTGCTGACCGCGGCGCTCGCGCGCACCTACGCCCGCTGGGACCGGCTGCGCGGCGAGGATCCGTACGACCGCACCCGCATGGAGCTGGCCGCCCTCTTCGCCCGCCGCGGTCACCACTACCGCCACCCGCGCGGCGGCGCCCTGGACCGGCTGGCCCCGCGCGAGCGGCTGGTGCTGGTGCTGCGGCTCTACGAGGGCGTGGCCGAGGAGCAGACGGCAGCCGCGCTCGGACTCCCGGTCGAGCGGGTGCGGGCGATCTGCACGCGCGCGGTGTCGATGATGCGCAGCGGGGTGCCGCGGCAGCCGTCACCGCCGCGGCGCGGGGGCCCGGCGAGGAGCACGCCAACGCCGACGAGCACGCCACCACCGCCGGCCACGCCAACAGGCACACCGGCGGCAGCACCCGAGGCGCCGGGCGCACCGGCGGGAGCGCCCAAAACAGCAGGCCCACCGGCGGATGCGCCCAAGACCGCGGGAGCCGGGTCATGA